The following proteins are co-located in the Eriocheir sinensis breed Jianghai 21 chromosome 34, ASM2467909v1, whole genome shotgun sequence genome:
- the LOC127007211 gene encoding uncharacterized protein LOC127007211, producing the protein MARTLASPGPRASLLVVLAVLWTLSAVAMAVREAGVPLQPHNTTTAKYHGFEGGGGARTRGEHKSHHANTRRNPATTSSPHHHALGPRPLHPRDRDSDSHIREYLELINTTSNLAGHSVQPAYASKLGLAMPRGSTPPPPRPAGPKTSSTQAHVGGPRRQVVAPTDFTLTPSLRLLLHHYPSTPRAAPDTTDKPTSWPGRAWRGAEEEGEENVLTKDFNAKFCRVVEDLLLSLARGGSKNLQTATGQLKASSPREMQQEPDSNKASGTTTTTTAHAAPRAPLTPSTTTSSASTAARLLLLHMDGSPAKGALLPTLPYKGKINGSFCFSFFPSD; encoded by the coding sequence ATGGCGCGCACACTCGCCTCTCCCGGGCCTCGAGCATCTCTTCTTGTCGTCCTCGCTGTGTTGTGGACCCTCTCGGCCGTGGCCATGGCGGTGAGGGAAGCTGGGGTGCCGCTACAGCCCCACAACACCACGACAGCGAAGTATCATGGTTTTGAAGGCGGCGGTGGGGCCAGGACGAGAGGCGAACATAAAAGCCACCACGCCAACACAAGACGCAACCCCGCCACAACGTCCTCGCCCCACCACCACGCCTTGGGTCCTCGCCCTCTACAccccagagacagagacagcgacaGCCACATCCGTGAATACTTAGAACTTATCAACACGACGTCAAACTTGGCGGGTCACAGCGTGCAACCCGCATATGCTTCGAAGTTGGGGCTCGCGATGCCTCGAGGGAGCACGCCGCCGCCCCCCCGCCCAGCTGGACCGAAAACCAGCAGTACCCAGGCACACGTGGGCGGCCCCAGGCGACAGGTTGTGGCTCCTACGGACTTTACCTTAACGCCCTCCCTCAGGCTTCTTCTGCATCATTATCCTTCCACGCCCCGGGCAGCGCCTGACACCACTGATAAGCCCACGTCTTGGCCAGGAAGGGCGTGGCGAGGCgcagaggaggaaggcgaggaaaatgTATTAACAAAAGACTTTAACGCCAAATTCTGCCGTGTAGTAGAAGACCTCCTCTTGTCCCTTGCTCGCGGCGGCTCCAAAAACTTGCAAACCGCCACGGGGCAACTTAAAGCAAGTTCCCCACGTGAGATGCAGCAGGAACCCGACAGCAACAAGGcttcaggcaccaccaccaccaccaccgcccatgCTGCCCCAAGAGCTCCactcaccccctccaccaccacctcctccgcctccaccgccgcccGCCTTCTGCTGCTGCACATGGATGGCTCTCCAGCGAAGGGCGCGCTGCTCCCGACGCTGCCGTACAAAGGTAAGATTAATggttccttctgtttttcttttttccccagtGATTGA